In Macaca mulatta isolate MMU2019108-1 chromosome 16, T2T-MMU8v2.0, whole genome shotgun sequence, the sequence ATGTCTTCTACTTCTCCATTttcttaggaaaaagaaaagactcaaATAATCACAATTAACAGAGATCTGTTAatggcttttgtttattttgatcaAAGTCATTGTGGTTACCTTCTTGAAAAGGatttggaagaaatattttatactcCTGGACTACAACTTTCTCTGGCTCAGGTAATCTAACTTGtgaatatttaaaaggaaaatatttgtaataactTTTCGAAAAGTTACCTTTTCCAATGAAAAGTTAAtagggtcaggcgcggtggctcatgcctgtaatcccagcactttgggaggctgaggtgggtggatcacaaggtcaagagatcgagaccctcctggttaacaccgtgaaaccccgtcttttctgaaaatacaaaaaattagctgggcgtggtggtgggtgcctgtagtcccagctacttgggaggctgaggcaggagaatggtgtgaacccaggaggcagagcttgcagtgaaccgagatcgcaccactgcactctagcctgggcaacagagtgagactctgtctcaaaaaaaaaaaaaaaaaaaaaaaaaaaaaaaaaaaaaagaaaagaaaagaaaagaaaagaaaagttaatagAACTTCTGTTGACTTTTTGATATGTTAAAGCAATATAAgggtcagtcatggtggctcacacctgtaatcccaacagtttgggaggctgaggcgggcagatcatttgaggccaggagtttaagaccatcttggccaatattgtgaaactccatctctactaaaaataccaaaattagctaggggtggtggcacacacctgtaatcccagctactcaggaagctgagacaggagaatcccttgaacccaggaggcagaggttgcaatgagccaaaatcacaccgctgcactccagcctggatgacacagtgagactccatctcaaaaagtaaaaataaaaataaagcaatataacACAAGCCAGTTGTAAAacacttcccttctctctctccctctgtttctACTCCTGAGgactaaaatatgtaaaattctaGATCTTTTGTAAACAGTTCAGTTCCATTTTTATAAGCAAAACATGGAATTATTCTGTACATTTtgactgtcttttttttgtttcatccCATAGTATTCTATAGATACATTCTGCCATGAAAATAGAGACCTGCTTCATTCTTCTTATAGCTGCACAGTGCCCATTATATAGATGTACTATAATTAACCTACCTATTCTCCATTGctggtggttttgatttcttgGACTTACCAATTATACTGTAATAAATCATCCCTGTGCATAAATTTTTATCAATGGTATACTTTTTAACAATGAAagttttttttcaaaagtaactTAGATCTTACTCAGTTCCATGGATATCCATCATAAGTGAAAAttacagctgggcgtggtggctcacactttgggaggctgaggcaggtggatcacctgaggtctggtggctaacatggtgaaactccatctctccaaaaatacaaaaattagccgggcatgatggcaagtgcctgtaatgctactctggaggctgaggtaggagaatcacttgaacccaggaggcagaggttgtagtgagctgagatcacatcactgcactccagtttgggtgacagagcaagactccttctcaaaaggAAGTGAAAATTATAACAGTTTTTCTAAGAGAatcaaaaaatgtatttccatctctttgttttgtttacttgcATGCATAGCAGGTGAAGAAGCTTCTTAATAAAATAGTGCTCCATGAATCTTGCTTTTACAAGAAATTAGCAGACACCTTAAGAGATGAAGAGAACCATGAAGAGTCTGAGTCATTGCATGAAGATATGCTAGGTCTAAGCATATtaagattttgctttttaataaatgtactagtaactaagaagaaaaatagctcactaaaatatgatatattttatattataggaAACAGATTATTACTTCCAACACCAACAGTAAAGCAGGAATCAAAGGATGTGGAAGAAAATGTTGGCCTCATTGTGTACAATGGTGCAATGGTAGATGCAGGAAGCCTCTTGCAAAAACTGGAAAAGACCGAAAAAGTAAGAGCTGAGGTAGAACAGAAGCTGCAGTTActagaagaaaaaacagataagGGTCAGCATTGGATATGTTCTTTTAGCACCCTGCTGGGACATgcatatgtttatgtatgtacatacacatgtgtgtaccTATGTACGCATTTGCATATGCATACCACATAGTTTCATCAAAGTACATAAGGAACTTTtacagacttttattttttatttgtttttaagacagggtctcactctgtcacccaggctggagtgcagtgacgcaatctcagcttactgcaaccactgcctcctgggtcccagtgattctcccacctcagcctcccaagtagctgggattacaggtgtgcacgaccatgcccaactatttttctgtatttttagtagaaacggggtttcaccatgtgggccaggatgatctcaaactcctgacctcaaggaatcgcccaccttggcctcccatagtgttgggattacaggcatgagtcactgcactctgCAAGGAACtttacttttcattatttctgGTTCAGGTTATAAAATTGCTTAGCTTTATCTGAATCTTAGGTCTTCATGTGCATTCCCAGGTTCATTGTTATCTGTTGCATCCTTTTAATCATCTTCTaattccactttctttttttttttttgagatggagtctcactctgtcacccaggctggagtgcagtggggctatctcggctcaccgcaacctccgccccctgggttcaagcaattctcctgcctcagcctcccgagtagctgggactacaggtgtgccaccacgccctgccaagtttttgtatttttagtagagacagcgtttcaccatgttagctaggatggtctcgatctcctgacctcatgatctgcccgtctcagcctcccgaagtgctgggattacaggcatgagccactgtgcatggcctccACTTAGTTTTTACCAGTCTGTGTTCTCTAATCTATACAATCATCTAAAAATAGAACATAGATTTTGAAATAATgcaagttaaaaatttaaatgaaacaggccaggcatggtggctcccatctgtaatcccagcactttgggaggccgaggtgggtggattggctgaagtcaggagtttgagaccagcctgatcaacatgatgaagtcaggagtttcagaccagcctgatcaacaaggtgaaaccccatctctaaaaatacaaaaattagctgggtgtgttggtatGCCCCtttgttccagctactcaggaggctgagtcagaagaatcgtttgaacacaggaggcggaggttgcagtgagccaagattgtgccactttgctcaagcctgcgcaacagagtgagactcagtctcaaaagtaaatgaataaataaataaatgaatattacaGTGTGCTTTATGACTAATGAAATTGACAGATATTGCCATTTTACGGAATTCTATTAGCCTTTTATTTTCACAGCTTAAATATTTTAACGTCAAAATTAAATTGGAAATTTTAGAgagtaaaatgttaatttttggatttttttaaacagatgaaGATGAAAAAACCATATTAAATTTGGAGAATTCCAATAAAAGCCTCTCTGCTGaactcagagaaattaaaaaggacCTTCATCGGTTACAAGAAAACTTAAAGATTTCGGAAGACATGAATTTACAATTTGAAAACTAACTGAATAAGACAATCAGAAACTTATCTACAGTAATGGATGAAATCCACACTGTTCTCAAGAAGGTGagaaattttgtacttttaacattttcatagtttttaaaatctaactctggtgtttttaatgtattttaatgttattaagCTCTTAGCGATTAttctaaaagaaataatgataacATTCTGTCCTTACTGAGATTAGTCAAAAGTGATTCccaggccagacacggtggctcatgcctgtaatcccaacgctttgggaggccaaggcaggtggatcacctgaggtcaggagttcaagtccagcctcgccaacatggtgaaacccaatgtctaccaaaaatacaaaaaaaaattagctggacatggtggtgggccctTGTAATCCTAGTTAtccagaaggctgaagcaggggaatcacttgaatctgggaagcagaggttgcagtgagtctagattgcaccattgcactctagtctgggcaatagagtgagaccccatcttaaaaaaaaataaagtgattccCAAAGGGTGTTGTTTTTCTCAAATTTAGTTGGAATGTCAACATGATTTAAGTGTACAGACTTCTTGAAGcgaatttcatttatatttctttttaattcagaGTATAAGTTTGAACCAAACCATACACTTCACTTCTCtgtgtttttgttgctgttgttgttgttttcttttgtttttttgagacagggtcttgctcttttgcccaggctggattgttagtggcgctatcttggctcactgcagcctctgcctcccaggttcatgtgatcctACCATcccagcctcttcagtagctgggactacagatgtgctccaacatacccagctatttttttttattttctgtatagatggggtttcaccatcttgcccaggttggtctccaactgctgggctAAGCAGCCTGACTATGTTGgtctctcagagtgctgagattacaggcatgagccaccacacctgccccatTCACTGCATTTTTAGACCCCATTTATTCTCGGGCAGAATTGAGGTAAATGCTTCATCACCATTAATTTtaagatattaaaattaatataaatatataaatacacaatatataaatatataaataccaaATTGAATACCATTGTACACTAATATCCAAGTGACATTTAAGAGAatctaataaaatgtatttttcccttCTCTATTGTCTTATAGAATAATGTAAAGAGTGAAGACAAATATCAAAAATCCAAGGAGAATGGTACAAGTGTATGATAAAATCCATGTAGTGATGAGGAATGgtgttaaataatatataaaactcATAAGAATGTTTGAAGGTGATGAATGTTTGATTTTAGTAGTATAAATGTCTTTCAGTTCAAATGATGTATAAAGTTTTATGAATGTGAGTATCTGCTTTTGAATATTGCTTGTAATTCCTAGCCTTCAAATTATTAAACACTCCTTGagtgaaataattttgcattgcAAAGTGTTTTAGGAAGAACTTTGTTATACTTTTAACTCCAATAAAGTTTGTAAGTTTAATTGACTGTAGTATTCAATTACCAAATTTCTTTTATTGAAATGcatagaaatttttaattttatatatagaattattaggttttaaaatttttagttcaTCTGTCAAAATTTCAGTCAAAATCATAAAATAGCATGATGCTTAATTTTTGCAAGTgtttggaaacaattttttttttttactcatcaCCAAAAAATCCCATTTGATCAGTCTCTAAAAGCattcattaaaaattcagtttagaCTGGGctcggtgtctcatgcctgtaatcccagcattttgggaggccgaggcgggtggatcacctgaggctaggagttcaagaccaacctcgtcaacatggtgaaaccccgtctcttctgaaaatacaaaaattagctgggcatggtgatgggtgcctgtaatcccaactacttgggaggctgaggcaggagaatcgcttgaacccaggaggcagaggttgtagtcacCCAAGATCACGcaactctactccagcctgggcaataagagtgaaactccatctcaaaaaaaaaaaaaaaaaaaaaaaaaaaaaaaattcagtttatccaaaagacagtatatcagaaagaaagaagcaatagAGAACTAGTATTGTTCTTGTATGCATTAGACTTTACATAATATTAGTTATCCTGATGTCAATGTTActgctttcaattaatttttcCACTTTCCCAGAATAACATCTacattgcttttaattttgagggttttttaaaaaaagcagtaAATGTCAAATGTACAGTTTAGTACCAAGCCGGTAGATGTCAGTATGATGCCTTAAGTTAAGTCTTCTttaattaaagataattttaaaaaaattaacctgtgTACTTCCTTCAGAATTTTAGTGGCTACATGAGGTGACTTTACTGTAGAGTAAAAACGGTAGGAAATACGAGTGGTTCTCAACAGAGGATGAATTTATCCCttagaggacatttggcaatgtctaatGAGGTCTTTTTTGGTGTTACAATTGGGTGGGTGCTGCTGGCAGCTAGTTGGTAGAGGCCAAAGATATCACTAAACATGCTTTGTTGCAGAGGACAGTCCCCCACAACAAGAAATTATCCAGTCAAAAATGTCAACAAGGAATTATCCACAACAAGGAATTATCCAGTCAAAAATGTGAATAATGTCCAATTTCAGAAACCCTGCTCTAAAGGAATGTAAGGTTAAATGACATTTTGTCTTCCAAGTTTTACCAGTGAAAATTTAATGAATCCATAAGAGATTATTAcgatttttgtatttaaaataacttttactgGAATGTTTCACTGTCATATAAATATAGTTATattggagttttgtttttgttttttaagatggagtctcgctctgttgcccaggttggagtgcaatgtcttgatgtcagctcactgcaacctctgcctcctgggttcaagcaattcccctgccttatcctcccaagtagctgcgattacaggcatctgccaccatattccagctaattttctattaatGTAAGGATgagatttcaccaggttggtcaggctggtgtccaactcctgatctcaggtcatccacccaccttggtctcccaaagtgctgggattacaggcatgagccactgtgcccagcctagagtttattttatttcattttgttttattttattttgttagaatAATGGCTAGGGGTTCCAAATAGATTAATATGAAAATGGAAAGTGCCCTTTATATGTGACCTAGGCTAAATAGAATTCACATGGCTGTTACTAGAAAACAGATTACAATACCTCAAATTCTGTTAGACCAATTTTTGTCTTAAGTTACTGTTTGTGGTCATATGGCTTGTTGACCTCCTCCAAAACCAGATCAGAGATTCatctataattattatataattatgataTAAATATTTCCTTAATCTTTAAGGTGAGATGAAACAGttgttgaaaatgttttttttttccttctttctttctttttgtttttttgagatagagtctcactctgttccccaggctagagtgcagtggtgccatctaggctcactacaacttttacctcccaagttcaaacaattctggtgcctcagcctcctgagtagctgggattagaggcatgcaccaccacatccagctaagttttttctacttttagtggagatggggttttgccatgttggccaggctggtcttgaactagcctcaagtggtccacccaccataacctcccaaaatgttgggattacaggcatgagccaccgtgcctggcccacaaagtgtttttttttttcaagggatGATCTTGAAGATGAACTTTTAACTAAAACACAGTAATGATAGTAAAAGACAGTAAGGATAGAGTTCCTTGAAAAGAGTATATTGTTAATAAGAAACATTATATAAAGTACATTTGTGagcctttttttccttcagataaaTTTAAATCAGAATAAAATTAGGATGACAGAGAAAAAGACGGAACCTTTCAATCACATTGTTACTTAGGGgtaaatttcttataaaatagtATCTTTTGAAGTAGAAATTGAGATGACTAcggaaaaaagcaagttgcacacagaaaaattgattttggtcaggtacagtgactcacgcttgtaatcccagcactttgggaggccaaggagggtggatcacctgaggtcaggagttcgggaccagcctggccaacatggtgaaacaccacctctactaaaaatacaaaaaaaaattagctaggcatggtggcagacacctgtaatcctagccactcgagtggctgaggcaggagaattgcttgaacccgggaggcagagatggaagtgaaccgagatcatgccatagcactccagcctgggcaacaagagtgaaaccctatctcaaaaaaaaaaaaaaaaaaaaaaattgattttagaGAAAATGAGGGAAGAAGAACCTGTTATTGCCTTTCCTAATTTGGGTATTTATTCAGAAGtaaaaaacagtttctttttatattctttcacCCAACGTTGACCAAACCAAAAAATGTCTTCACATCATAAACTAGGTCTGCGATAACATCTAATTTCCCTACCCTTTTTATGTTCTGGAtgactatttttatatttccaattTGTGGTTTAGTCACTGTGGTAGGCCAATGcaggaaataaaagaatatagTATTTCTTATAGAACTAAGCCTGAATCTACCAAGACatggatggctcatgcctgtaattcctacACTttggtttgggaggccaagatgagtgaatcatctgaggtcaggagtttgagaccagcctggccaacatggctaaaccctatctactaaaaaacaaaaagtagttgggtgtggtggtgggttcctataatcccagctactcaggaggctgaggcaggagaatcgcttgaacccaggaggtgcgggttgcagtgagccaagatcgtgccactccagactaggtgacagacTGTGACTCCAtctccccacccccccaaaaaaagaaagaagccggAATCCtagaaaattattcttttctaaaaAGGAACACTGaaaacttaaattaaaaagagGCTACAGTGATACTTAGGCTTTACATATTTATACTCTTCACTCCTCAAAATTTTCTGTAATATTCAACACACATCAATATGTACATGATTCCTAACTGCTGCCTCTTGCAAAACTAGTTGGAATTAGAAATGACTTTCATTGACTTAGGAAGCAGTCTTTATTAAATAGCCACTATAGAATTCTactattgagacagagtctctataccccaggctggagtgcagtggtgcaatctcagctcactgtaacctttgtctcccaggctcaggtgatcctcgcacctcagcctcccaagtagctgggactacaggattggcccaccatacctggctaatttttatagtttttgttgagatgagcgaggtttcaccatgttgcccaggctagtctcgaactcctgagctcaagccatctgactgcctcaccctccctaagtgctgggattacaggcaggagccactgcccCGGCCAACTTCTGCACTATCTACTTTGATTTTAACAGTTCTGAAACCTTAATCATAAGGTCTTGTAGTTTGACTGAATATaggtttacagatgaagaaaagaagCATCCTAATCCTGCCACAAAACGCAAG encodes:
- the LOC144335557 gene encoding LOW QUALITY PROTEIN: cell division cycle and apoptosis regulator protein 1-like (The sequence of the model RefSeq protein was modified relative to this genomic sequence to represent the inferred CDS: inserted 2 bases in 1 codon; substituted 1 base at 1 genomic stop codon), with translation MAIGSRVAYLEAISSLIRDFKDKWTFLKRKKQTAGLALEPAPAVAGKVYAVHLLLLKPRAIAPFLCRLHHSARGWLHPPPPRAFQMVSSFTEIFNEMLQRDFGVHIYKSLLSLPEKEEKKEKDKKSKKMRENIKKKEXDDETDEPKPKRRKSGDDKHKKEDRDERKKEDKRKDDSKDDDETEEDSNQDEYDPMEAEEAEDEEDDRHEEEMTKRDDKRDINRHCKERPCKDKMFIEYCEKEKTQIITINRDLLMAFVYFDQSHCGYLLEKDLEEIFYTPGLQLSLAQVKKLLNKIVLHESCFYKKLADTLRDEENHEESESLHEDMLGNRLLLPTPTVKQESKDVEENVGLIVYNGAMVDAGSLLQKLEKTEKVRAEVEQKLQLLEEKTDKDEKTILNLENSNKSLSAELREIKKDLHRLQENLKISEDMNLQFENXLNKTIRNLSTVMDEIHTVLKKNNVKSEDKYQKSKENGTSV